The region GGGATCCCTTCAGGGAGAGGACCCCGGGGAACTTGAAAACATAGCACAGGCAATTACCGATTCAGGAATAAAATGTGAAATATCCTACGATCTGGACAAGTATCTCTGGGCGAAGATGCTTTACAACTGTGCATTGAACCCATTGGGAGCTATTCTGGGAGTTAACTACGGCAAGCTTACTGAAAACGAGTATTCCAAAAGCATCATGAACAGAGTAATAGCTGAAATATTTGATGTTATTGATGCCGCCGGCTATGAGACATTGTGGAAAAGTCCTGAGGAATACGAGAAGGTTTTCTATTCCAAGCTTGTTCCCGATACCTACAACCATTATTCCTCAACCTATCAGGACATATCCAAGAAAAACAAGACTGAAATCGATAACCTGACAGGAAAGGTAATAGCCATTGGGGATAAATACGGTATCAACGTTGACGTTAACAGAACATTGTACAATATGATAAAGAGCATTGAAAGCGATTATTAGCAGGATCTGTTAAGATTCTCCAATAGCTCTATTATTCTTGTGTTCTGCTCTATCAATATGTCTATTTTTGATTTGTCGCTGTTTGAAAGGTCTTTTCTTTCCCTGTTTCCATGCAGTTTTATATTTGATTCCTTAAATATTGAAAGTTCATCTATTGATCTGTTTCTTATCAGATGGGTTCCGCATTCTGTGCAGAAGTGGGCATTGTCTCCATAGAATTCTGTTTCGCATTTTGGGCATATCATATTTTTCACGTCCTTACATATAAGTTATACACAAGTTATACTATAACATGAAGAGTATATAAATGTTGTGTTTAATTTATGGCTTCCAAATCCCCGCATTCAAAGACATAGTGGTCATCGCTGGGATTGACAATAAGGCCTGAAAAGTCACAGTCATCAAAATAGATTGACATTATGTCCCTGCCGGTTGCGATATCCGCATCCAAGGAATCATCACCGATTGAATCCATACCTGCGCATAAGGACTTATAATCACTGAAAACAGGTACGAAGAAATCGCCTTCATTTTCCTGAGAAATCAGAACCATAAGTTCACCGTTGTCTGTCAAAATGATGTAAAGTTCGTTTTCAAAGATTTCATTATTAAGCTCATTTACCAATTCCTCAGAATCGTCAAATTCCAGTTGATTCAATAGATTTCCAATATTGCTCTCTTTAATGCTATTCATATCTATCACCATTTTAATAATGAAGCATTTTTATTTATAAAGCTAACTAAATGTACTATAGGAACAATTGAAAAAATAGAATCAATATAAACTGTATAGAAATTAATTGAAATAAGAATATAAAAATAAAATAAGTTGTGAAAATATATAAATAAAATGAACAATAAACCAAATAGCTATGTGAAAATAGTTTCACATACGAACGATTTTTTCAACCATTTATTAATTAAAAAAGTAGAAAAATGAATATTTTTTCTACTTAATAACTAACATAGCTTTCTGTTCTTTTTCTGATGTCTTCAAAGGTATCTTCAATTAGAAGCTCTCCGTTTCTAAAGACTTCCCTTAGGTAGTCGTCACCACAAGCGTCAATAGGCACTGTCCTGAAAACATTTCCATTGCTGACCAGTTTGAATCTTCCAGTCTTTGACTTTTTGCTGGTGTCCAACGGGTTCTTGAAAATGTCCACCCATTGGCCGTTCCTTTCTTGAGCTGAACACTTGAATGCATTTCTTTGTGTGTCACGTGTTGTGGAAGTGTGAAGTCCGCCGCCCATACCAAAGACTATGTTTTCAGCTGCCCATCCGTTGGTTTTAAGGGAGAAAAGAATGTCACGAATCTTGTGATAGTCAAGTCCGTCTCCCCAGAGAACACGATGTTGTCCTTGAACACCTTATACCCTTCACCTGTTTTTACAGTGTTGAATCCCTTTTCCAGAATGTTGAAGCAGTCAAGGGTTGTTGAGACAGGCTCTCCGCTGTCAGGCCTGAATACTATCTTGTTGATTGGATTTTTAGCTAAAAAGTCCTTGATGGCTCCGTTCAGTTTGCCGTCAGGCATACTTGACTGTGTAAGGAAGTTCCTGTAGTCATAGCTATCGATAACCATTGAAAGTATGCCGTCCCTTGCATGGTCGATTACATTAATGACCTGGTCGAATTCTCCTTTCTGGCCCTGTGAAGTCATTACGCTGTGTTCTGTTGCCTGAACTGAAAATCCATAAACGTTGGAGTCGTTGTAGTAATTGTCAGGGATTGAAAGTCCAGGAATGGTGTCGGTTCCCTTGAAGCTTAGCAAATGGGCTGCACCACATAGCATGGAAGCGTCTACACTTGGAGATCCCCTGAATCCGAAGTCATGGAGCATGAATTCAAGGTTGGTCTTGTCAGAGCCTGTAACGTCAAGGTAAAAATTGCATAGCTTTTTGACCTCTGCAGAAAGTGTAGCCACTGTTGAGGGATACCATACCTGAAGAAGCAATGATTCAAGATAGTTTGTAAGCCAGAAACATCTCTTGTCGGTGTTTTCGACTGTCATGAGAACGTTTCCAACATTTACAGGTGTTCCTTCAGCCACTGCCCTGATTGAAATCGGAAGTCTGCCATCCAGATTTTCTGCAATGTATGCCCAGTCGTCGTAGTTGAAGATTCCTTCCCCAATATGTGTCTCTATTAGCCTGTTTGCCTCATCTACCTTTTCCATAGTTACAACGTTTCCTTCAAGATACTTCTTGATTGTGTACTGAAGTCCGAAAAAGATTGTCTTGTTGAACTCAGAACCTATCCTGCTTTCCAGATATGAGTATACCTTCTCAGTATTTTCAGGATAGAAATAGTGGTGTGTTACCTTGTAACTGTCGGTAAGTAGACAGATATTATTTTCAATCATATACAATGATATTGTTATTAAGATATATAAACATTATGATGAAAAATGTTTTGCATTAAATAAAATCATTTAATTTAGATAAAAAATGAACAGTTTATAAAAAATATTTTGAAAACTGGATATTCATACAATAAACATAAACTATATTTAAAATAAGAATATTAAATTTAAAACAAGGTGAGATTTATGTCAAAAGTAGAAAACACAGAACTATTGAAATTGATTGACGAGTTTATAGAAATAGATGAACAGGAAAACAAGGACATGGACAAGCTAGCGGAAATCGGACACCAACTAGACCACACAGTTCTTGAATGCGAACTTATAGCTATCGTAAACAATGAAGACAGAGAATTCAACGAAATCCTAAGACTGATAGTAGAAGACGAAAACGACAGCTACTTCATACCAGCATACACAGATGTCGAGGAAGCCAAAAAGGGAATCGAGGCTTTAGGCCTTAATGAAGACCAATGGACCTACGAGTTCGAAGCAATGACCGGACTTGACATACTGGACATTGGAATAGAAGACGAGAAATTCGTAGGAATAGTAATCAACCCATATGACACCGACTTCATATTCCCAAAGGAAGACATAATAAATGCTGCAATATGCAATCAAGAGCACGAGAGTTGTGATTAATGAAGCTGGAAGACTATGAGACATACAAGAAGGACAAGACAAAGTCTTCAAAAAGTAGACTGAAGGATCTTATAGACACATATGCGGAAATCAATAGAAAGTTAAACAACGAATCCTCAATCGAACTGAATGTCTTTAAAAACAACATCCGTGAAACATACCAGAAGGAAGTCTATTTCACACTAATCGACGAGATAGAAAAGCCTGTAAGATTCAATGTTGATGAGAAGTCAAAGGAATACTTCATTCCAATATTCACCGACATTGATGAATATGGGGAAGGTTCAAGAAAGATATCCAAGCTCTTTCTAGACAAGCTTGACTTGAAGATGCTGACTCCTGAAGACATCAGAAAAATAGCAAGTGAAGACGAGAACTTCCAGGGAGTAATCATAAATCCCCACAGTCAAAACTTTTCAGTTGATTTGAAAAACATTTAGAACAGAAGAAATGTCAAATAAGCCCCGGAAACAACAATCAAAATTACCAAGATGATAATTATCATGTCCTTTGTGTTAAATGAGAAGCGAGACTTGTCATCGTCATTGATGAAATCATAGCCACATTTAACGCAAAACCTGCTTTTGTCCTTTAGTTTGTTTCCACATTTGGGGCAATATTTAGACATTTGAATCATTACTTCTTATTTTTTTTATTTATTTAACCATTTGTAGTCTGCTGTTGTTACGACTTCACCTTGGGAATCTGTAATTTCAATTACGCAGTTCTTGATTGTAACGTTTTTTGGAGTGCCTTCAGCCATATAGATATCCATATGATTGTCATCTATATATTTGTAGTCCAATGATTCAGTATCTGTCATTACAACTGTTCCGTCCTCATCATACCATGTTGCCTTTGCAAAATAGCTGTTTGCTTCCTTTGGAGCGTTGGTTAAGGTAAATGATATTGAATAAACGTTCTCTCCTGATGAGACATACTGATTCTGGTCAATGTTAAGTATCTTTTCGTTTCCTGATTGAACACCTCCAAAGCCTGCGTTGTTCAATCCAATAGCTATGACTGCTACAATAGCTATTATTGCAATTCCTAAAAATAGGTTTCTTTTGTTTAGAAGGTCGTCGAAACTTTTCTTGGAAGCCTTATTGCTGGAAGTTTCCTTGCCTGCCTCAGGGTTAGGCTCTCCGCATTTTCTGCAAAATTTATAATCGTCTACATTTTCGGATCCGCATTTGGGACATTTCATGGATTTACACCTCTGCTATTATTTTTGGATGATTAGTTATAAATACTTATTTTGTACATTTAAAATGAATAAATTTATATAATACTAAATATATATTGTGTATAAAGTATATTTAATTATGTGATAAAATGGAGTATAATGATAGTAACTTGAAGGATGAAATAATAAAAAACAGCAAACTGAAGACATGCATAAACAAGTATGATGAACTGCTTGAAACCTACGGCTCAGAACTCAACAACATAAAGAACAACATAAACGAAGCCCTATTCAACGAATACCTGATAACAATAAAATCCAGAATAAACAAGCAGACCAGCATAGTCAGAATAGTGCAGAAAGACAACAGAAATAGCTATTTCATCCCAATATTTACAGATGAATTCGAATACATAAAAGGAATAGAAACATTTGAATTTGAAGAGGAGATAATCGACGAACCATACATCACAACAATACATGAATTCATAGACATTGCAAAAAACGACCCGAACCTTAAAGGACTCATAGTAAACCCCCACAACCAGGATTTCGCAATAGACATGGACTCAGTTCTTGAATATGATGAGAAATAATTAATAAACATAAGTCACTAATAATTAAAGTAGTGATTATATGGAAATAAACAATGAAGAATTTAAAGAAATACAGTTATTTTGTCCAACATATCCAATAGGAGAGGATATGAACTTTGTAGCCTTCGGAGATGAAAACGATTTTAAAATCCCAGTATTTACAAACCATGAAAGCTATAAGGAAGGATACAAATACCTAAAACTAGATGAACAGGAACAGGAATACAACCTGTACACAACCAAAATGAACTTCTTTATCCAGCTAGCTGCAAACGATCCTGGATTTACCGGACTGATTGTAAACCTTCCGGAAGACAAGATGATTCTCGATAAAGAGAAACTTTTGAGTTTTATAGACTAAAAAAAGGTTTTTTAAATAGCTAGCCTGAAAAACTAGCTATTGCAAATAAACTT is a window of Methanobrevibacter sp. DNA encoding:
- a CDS encoding ketopantoate reductase family protein; the encoded protein is MNILIDGSGAIGIGLGCSMLDSGYDVSFYASERTAKAMENGISRIGLFKQLEFAPDMYEVYTKYEDIPDNQFDYIFVASKTIANEDISLKLHENARILKDDYRIVIFQNGFGNDEYYLKYFPKEKVFCARVITGFSRPERNVSEVTVYTEPILLGSLQGEDPGELENIAQAITDSGIKCEISYDLDKYLWAKMLYNCALNPLGAILGVNYGKLTENEYSKSIMNRVIAEIFDVIDAAGYETLWKSPEEYEKVFYSKLVPDTYNHYSSTYQDISKKNKTEIDNLTGKVIAIGDKYGINVDVNRTLYNMIKSIESDY
- a CDS encoding SseB family protein — its product is MNSIKESNIGNLLNQLEFDDSEELVNELNNEIFENELYIILTDNGELMVLISQENEGDFFVPVFSDYKSLCAGMDSIGDDSLDADIATGRDIMSIYFDDCDFSGLIVNPSDDHYVFECGDLEAIN
- a CDS encoding SseB family protein, which translates into the protein MSKVENTELLKLIDEFIEIDEQENKDMDKLAEIGHQLDHTVLECELIAIVNNEDREFNEILRLIVEDENDSYFIPAYTDVEEAKKGIEALGLNEDQWTYEFEAMTGLDILDIGIEDEKFVGIVINPYDTDFIFPKEDIINAAICNQEHESCD
- a CDS encoding zinc ribbon domain-containing protein, which translates into the protein MSKYCPKCGNKLKDKSRFCVKCGYDFINDDDKSRFSFNTKDMIIIILVILIVVSGAYLTFLLF
- a CDS encoding zinc ribbon domain-containing protein codes for the protein MKCPKCGSENVDDYKFCRKCGEPNPEAGKETSSNKASKKSFDDLLNKRNLFLGIAIIAIVAVIAIGLNNAGFGGVQSGNEKILNIDQNQYVSSGENVYSISFTLTNAPKEANSYFAKATWYDEDGTVVMTDTESLDYKYIDDNHMDIYMAEGTPKNVTIKNCVIEITDSQGEVVTTADYKWLNK